A single genomic interval of Eriocheir sinensis breed Jianghai 21 chromosome 33, ASM2467909v1, whole genome shotgun sequence harbors:
- the LOC127006775 gene encoding short coiled-coil protein homolog isoform X2 gives MEGETEIVLPAWPSGVSVNRAVKKYACQSAMSSYQDDNSIPLVDDDPSVVLDDDRTAASEISNSTRGQSLESIPSTYTNGSSSPLHNSESLSPFTFSGLEPDISPDEHEEKARLIAQVLELQNTLDDLSQRVDSVKEENLKLRSENQVLGQYIENLMSASSVFQSTSPKTKKKSERLL, from the exons atggagggtgag ACCGAGATCGTCCTTCCTGCCTGGCCTTCGGGAGTGAGTGTCAACCGAGCTGTCAAAAAATACG CTTGCCAATCAGCCATGTCGAGTTACCAAGACGACAACAGCATCCCCCTGGTGGACGATGATCCTTCAG TGGTGCTGGATGATGACCGAACAGCTGCCTCAGAGATCTCCAACTCGACGCGTGGCCAGAGCCTGGAGTCCATCCCTTCCACCTACACCAATGGCTCCAGCAGTCCCCTCCACAACAGTGAGTCCCTCAGTCCCTTCACATTTAGTG GCCTGGAACCAGACATTTCACCCGACGAGCACGAGGAGAAGGCCCGTCTCATTGCTCAGGTGTTAGAACTTCAAAACACACTTGATG ATCTTTCTCAACGTGTGGACAGTGTCAAGGAAGAGAATCTGAAATTGCGCTCCGAGAACCAGGTTTTGGGTCAATACATCGAGAATCTCATGTCTGCCTCCTCTGTGTTCCAATCCACCTCACccaagacaaagaaaaa GTCAGAGCGACTTCTGTAG
- the LOC127006775 gene encoding short coiled-coil protein homolog isoform X3 — MEGETEIVLPAWPSGVSVNRAVKKYACQSAMSSYQDDNSIPLVDDDPSVVLDDDRTAASEISNSTRGQSLESIPSTYTNGSSSPLHNSESLSPFTFSGLEPDISPDEHEEKARLIAQVLELQNTLDDLSQRVDSVKEENLKLRSENQVLGQYIENLMSASSVFQSTSPKTKKKGT; from the exons atggagggtgag ACCGAGATCGTCCTTCCTGCCTGGCCTTCGGGAGTGAGTGTCAACCGAGCTGTCAAAAAATACG CTTGCCAATCAGCCATGTCGAGTTACCAAGACGACAACAGCATCCCCCTGGTGGACGATGATCCTTCAG TGGTGCTGGATGATGACCGAACAGCTGCCTCAGAGATCTCCAACTCGACGCGTGGCCAGAGCCTGGAGTCCATCCCTTCCACCTACACCAATGGCTCCAGCAGTCCCCTCCACAACAGTGAGTCCCTCAGTCCCTTCACATTTAGTG GCCTGGAACCAGACATTTCACCCGACGAGCACGAGGAGAAGGCCCGTCTCATTGCTCAGGTGTTAGAACTTCAAAACACACTTGATG ATCTTTCTCAACGTGTGGACAGTGTCAAGGAAGAGAATCTGAAATTGCGCTCCGAGAACCAGGTTTTGGGTCAATACATCGAGAATCTCATGTCTGCCTCCTCTGTGTTCCAATCCACCTCACccaagacaaagaaaaa AGGCACCTAA
- the LOC127006775 gene encoding short coiled-coil protein homolog isoform X1 has translation MEGETEIVLPAWPSGVSVNRAVKKYACQSAMSSYQDDNSIPLVDDDPSVVLDDDRTAASEISNSTRGQSLESIPSTYTNGSSSPLHNSESLSPFTFSGLEPDISPDEHEEKARLIAQVLELQNTLDDLSQRVDSVKEENLKLRSENQVLGQYIENLMSASSVFQSTSPKTKKNKQWRQFEA, from the exons atggagggtgag ACCGAGATCGTCCTTCCTGCCTGGCCTTCGGGAGTGAGTGTCAACCGAGCTGTCAAAAAATACG CTTGCCAATCAGCCATGTCGAGTTACCAAGACGACAACAGCATCCCCCTGGTGGACGATGATCCTTCAG TGGTGCTGGATGATGACCGAACAGCTGCCTCAGAGATCTCCAACTCGACGCGTGGCCAGAGCCTGGAGTCCATCCCTTCCACCTACACCAATGGCTCCAGCAGTCCCCTCCACAACAGTGAGTCCCTCAGTCCCTTCACATTTAGTG GCCTGGAACCAGACATTTCACCCGACGAGCACGAGGAGAAGGCCCGTCTCATTGCTCAGGTGTTAGAACTTCAAAACACACTTGATG ATCTTTCTCAACGTGTGGACAGTGTCAAGGAAGAGAATCTGAAATTGCGCTCCGAGAACCAGGTTTTGGGTCAATACATCGAGAATCTCATGTCTGCCTCCTCTGTGTTCCAATCCACCTCACccaagacaaagaaaaa TAAACAGTGGAGGCAGTTTGAGGCTTGA
- the LOC127006780 gene encoding sodium/potassium-transporting ATPase subunit beta-1-like — MGTTKYEGGDERVICRLPPPKDQRGLKAFLWNPEAKTVLGRTGKSWAQIGVFYVIFYFCLALYFSLLMFIFLRTLEPDTPKYTGADSLLTNPGLSFVPRTYHDELRPTIIYDPTNDQSSSPYVNSINKLWKAYDPRPSNAVDCQNDGVFRKADDPPCLFDLAATNTSCSPDDRWGYNTNSPCILLKLNRMFHWRPQPPESFEGLPEGLRSYIFNKSSEDPETALSQNAWVWCESEDVKIEQLSPGLPLSFFPYHMQEGYLSPLAPVRLLDLKAGQKVKVDCRVWAKNVEPKVGIRRTGQASVWVELTGEAPSK, encoded by the exons ATGGGCACTACGAAGTATgagggaggggacgagagggtGATCTGCAGGCTCCCACCACCCAAAGATCAGAGAGGACTGAAGGCCTTCTTGTGGAACCCCGAAGCCAAGACTGTACTAGGCCGCACGGGGAAGTCATGGG CCCAGATCGGTGTTTTCTACGTCATCTTCTACTTCTGCCTGGCGCTGTACTTCTCCCTGCTCATGTTCATCTTCCTCAGGACACTCGAGCCGGACACCCCCAAGTACACCGGAGCTGACTCTCTCCTGACGAACCCTG GTCTGAGTTTCGTCCCTCGCACATACCACGACGAGCTGAGGCCCACCATCATATATGACCCCACGAATGATCAGAGCTCCTCCCCCTACGTGAACTCCATCAACAAGCTTTGGAAGG CCTACGACCCCCGTCCGTCTAACGCCGTTGACTGCCAAAATGACGGAGTGTTCAGGAAGGCCGATGACCCGCCCTGCCTCTTTGACCTGGCTGCCACCAACACCTCCTGCAGCCCTGACGATCGCTGGGGTTACAATACCAACTCGCCCTGCATCCTCCTCAAGCTCAACAGG ATGTTCCACTGGAGGCCACAACCGCCGGAGAGCTTCGAGGGCTTGCCTGAGGGACTACGGAGCTACATTTTTAATAAGTCTTCAGAGGACCCGGAGACGGCGCTGTCGCAG AACGCGTGGGTGTGGTGCGAGAGCGAGGATGTGAAAATAGAACAGCTCTCCCCAGGCCTGCCCCTCAGCTTCTTCCCTTACCACATGCAAGAGGGCTACCTCTCGCCCCTGGCCCCCGTCCGCCTTCTCGATCTCAAGG CGGGGCAGAAGGTGAAGGTGGACTGTCGCGTGTGGGCCAAGAACGTCGAGCCCAAAGTCGGCATACGGCGGACTGGACAGGCGTCAGTTTGGGTGGAGCTCACAGGGGAGGCTCCGTCGAAGTAA